The Leptolyngbya sp. 'hensonii' sequence AAATTGCCATTGCAGACAATGGCTTAGGGATGCCTGAAAAGGTTTGTCAACAGCTTTTTAACCCATTTTTTACCACGAAACCGATCGGCAAAGGAACGGGCTTGGGCCTGTCGATCAGTTATCAAATCATCACTAAAAAACATCAAGGTAAGCTGGAGTGCTTTTCGCAACCGGGAAAAGGAACTGAGTTTGTGATTCAAATTCCAATTCGGCAAGTTGGTCATAACGGAAGTAAATCAGATGTTTCTCTACTGGAACAAAGTTTATTGATGTAACGAAAATTCAAGGTGAGATCTTTAATAGTTTTTTGGGCAAGATAAAGGAGATTGTGATATGTAAGGTTGCCTAGAGACATGAATTATGAATGCAGTCAATCATCTGTCCGGATATCGAATTGTCGAACAACTTTATGCAGGCTCTCGCACGTTAGTTTATCGGGGTGTTTGCGATCAGGATCAAACTCCGGTGGTCATCAAGCTGTTGCGGAATCCCTTTCCCAGCTTTAATGACCTAATTTTATTTCGTAATCAGTATACAATTGCCAGGAATCTTGATCTGCCTGGTGTGGTCAAACCGCTGGCCCTGGAACCTCACAAAAATTCCTATGCTTTGATTATGGAAGATTTCGGGGGCATTTCGCTGAAGACAATGCTCTCTCAACTCGGCAACTTAGGTGGACAATCACAGAATCTCCTCACTTTTTTAAATATTTCTCTGCAAATTGCAACTATATTAGATGGACTTTATCATCAACGGGTTATCCACAAAGATATCAAGCCAGCTAATCTTCTCATCCATCCAGTTACCCACCAGGTCAAACTGATTGACTTCAGTATTTCATCCCTGCTGTCCCGTGAAACCCAGGAGGTTCAAACAGCCAATGCGCTGGAAGGAACCCTGGCTTATCTATCCCCTGAACAGACGGGACGGATGAATCGGGGGATTGATTACCGGAGCGATTTTTATTCGTTGGGCGTGACCTTTTATGAGCTGCTGACCGGGCAGTTGCCGTTCACCTCCCATGACCCGATGGAGCTGGTCCATTGTCATCTGGCCAGACAACCGATGCCTGTGGAGCATCTGAATCCGGCATTGCCCACAGCACTGGCTGAAATCATCCGCAGGTTGATGGCGAAGAATGCCGAAGATCGCTATCAAAGCGCCTCAGGATTACACCATGATTTAGAGCAATGCCTGATCCAATTACAGACGACTGGCCAGATTGCGCCCTTTGAGCTGGGCCAGCAAGACCTCTGTGATCGGTTCCTGATTCCCGAAAAGCTCTACGGTCGGCAGACAGAAGTGGCCGGGTTACTGCAGGCCTTCGATCGGGTCAGCCTGGGTGCCACGGAAATGGTCCTGGTGGCGGGCTTTTCTGGGATTGGCAAAACTGCGGTGGTAAATGAAGTCCATAAGCCGATCGTCAAACAGCGGGGCTATTTTATCAAGGGCAAGTATGACCAGTTCCAACGGGATATTCCCTTTAGTGCCTGCTTGCAGGCGTTTCGGGATTTAATCGGACAGTTGCTGGCTGAATCTGATGCCCAACTGCAATGCTGGAAAACCAAAATTTTGGATGCGGTGGGAGATAATGGCCAGGTCCTGGTTGAGGTAATTCCAGAATTAGAACGGATTATCGGCCCCCAAGCAGCTACCCCAGAACTGACCGGGATAGCCTCCGAGAATCGCTTCAATCTCTTGCTCCAGAAATTTGTCCAGGTCTTTACCACTGCCGACCATCCCCTGGTTCTATTTCTAGATGACTTGCAGTGGGCTGATTCTGCGTCTCTGAAGTTGCTGCAATTGTTGATGCAGGATGCAGGCTATCTGCTGGTCATTGGGGCCTATCGGGATAATGAGGTCTCTCCAGCCCATCCCCTCATGTTGACCCTGGATGGGATTCAGAAGTCTGGTGCAACGGTGCAGACGATCGTGCTGCAAGCCTTAGCACCAGAAGATATGAATTACCTGGTGGCGGATACATTGAACTGCGATCGCGCTCTGGCCCAGCCATTGACCGAATTAGTCCGGCAAAAGACCCAGGGCAATCCCTTCTTTGCGACCCAATTTCTCAAAGCGTTGCATGAGGATGGACTGATCACCTTTAACTGGGAAGTGCGGCACTGGCAGTGTGATATTGCCGAGGTCAGAACCCTGGCCCTAACGGATGATGTGGTGGAGTTTATGGCCCGCCAGTTGCAGAAATTGCCTGCAGCTACCCAGGATGCTCTGAAACTAGCAGCCTGCATCGGGGCGCAGTTTGATCTGCAGACCCTGGGAATTGTTAGTGAAACATCCCCAGAGCAAACCGCATCCGCCCTCTGGAGAGCCCTGCAGGAGGGGTTGATCCTGCCGCTGACAGATGTCTACAAATTTTTCACTCAGATGGATACGCCATCTGCCACCCCATCTACCGTGAATGTGACCTATCGGTTTCTGCACGATCGGGTGCAACAGGCGGCTTATTCGCTGATTCCAGAGGAGCAGAAACAGGCCACCCATTTAAAGATCGGGCAACTGCTGCTGGAGAATACTTCCGTCACAGAACGGGAAGAAACCCTCTTTGCAATTGTGAATCAGTTGAACATGGGCCGTCGTTTATTGCCCGCAACCTCAGAACCGGATCAACTGGTGCAATTGAATCTGGCGGCAGCCCGTAAGGCTAAAGCTGCCACGGCCTACCGGGCTGCCATTCAGTATCTCGATATTTGCCTGGAGCGGCTGCCGAAAGGGAGCTGGCAGTTGCAGCCGGAGTTAACTCGGAGCATTTATGAGGAAGCGGCGGAGGCGGCCTATCTGAGCACGGACTATGAACGGATGGAGCAACTGGCGGCGATCGTCCTGGCCCATACGAATGACTTACTGGATAAGGTCCGAATTTATGAAATCAAGATGCTGGCGGCTAAAGGCCAGGGTCAGTTACGGACATCGATTCAGATTGGGCTGCAATTGCTCGAACTTCTGGGGGTGACCTTTCCGGCTGAGCCCACCCTGGCCGATGTGGGTCAGGCTCTGGACACAACCCTGCAAGCCTGGAAAGATCGTCCCATTGCCAGCCTGTTGGACGGACCAGTGATGACGGATCCTATCAAGCTGGCAGCAATGCGAATTCTGACTCAGTTGATTGCACCGGCCTATCAATCTATGCCCATGTTGATGCCCTTATTCATCTTCGAGCAGATTAATTTGTCCATCGCCTACGGTAATTGTGCCATTTCAGCTTTCTCCTATGCGGATTATGGTTTGGTGCTCTGTGGCATTGTGGGGGATCTGGAAGCAGGCTATCAGTTTGGCCAACTGGCCCTGAATATTCTCGATCGCTTCCAGTCCAAAGCAACCCGTTGCCGCACGTTCTTTATTGTGTATAGCTATATCAGCCACTGGAAAGAGCCGCTCCGCAATCATCTGTCCGAACTCCAGGATGCCTATCAGGTGGGGTTGGAAACGGGCGATCTGGAGAGCAGTGCCTTAAATGCTCAGATGTACTGCGCCTATGCCTACTTTGCGGGTCATGAGCTGTCCACCCTGGCAACGGAGATGGCCGCCTACCGTCAGGGGCTGCTGCAACTGAAGCAGGAAGGACCCCTGAATTTTCAGGCCATTTATCATCAAACGGTTTTGAACTTACTGGGGCAGGCCGCTGATGATCCCTGTCGGTTAGAGGGAGAGGTGTTCGCTGAAACCCAGGCCGTGCCAGTGCTCCAGGCAGCCAATATTCGAGCAGCCCTTTACTATCTGTACTACAACAAAATGGTGCTTTGTTACCTATTGGGAGACTCTCCGCAGGCTGCTGCAAACGCTCCTCTGGTAGAATCCTACGCCGATAGCATGGTGGGCATGTTTGCTATTCCCCTCTTTTGTTTCTACCGATCGCTGGTTGACCTGGCTCTGCTGCCAGCCATGGCTGAACCAGAGCGGACCCAGGCCCTGGAACGGGTAGCCCACCATCAGGAGAAACTGCAACAATGGGCCGATCACGTCCCCGCGAACCATTTGCATCGGTTCCATCTGGTGGAAGCAGAACGGCAACGGGTGCTAGGTAATAAAGCCGCCACGATCGACCACTACGATCGAGCCATTCAACTGGCCCAGACCTACGGATATATTCAGGATGAAGCCCTGGCCTATGAATTGGCGGCTCAATTCTATTTAGCCTGGGACAAGGAACAACTCGCCCAATCCTATATGACCCAGGCTTATTATGCCTATAGCCGCTGGGGAGCTAAAGTTAAAGTCGAGAATTTAGAACAGCGCTACCCCCAATTACTGGCCCCGATGCTGCAAAAACAGCAACAGGCTTTCAACGTCACTGAGACGATTCTGGCCACCTCTTCCCACACGAGTAAAGCCTCTACTTCCGGCAGCAGTGGAGCCTTGGAGGTGCTGGATCTGAATACCATTCTGAAGGTATTTCAAATGATTTCCAGTGAAATTGAGCTGGAGAAGCTGCTCTCGACCCTGTTACAGGTGGTGTTGGAAAATGCCGGGGCAGACCAGTGTGCATTGTTGATGCCCAGGGACGGAAGCTGGGTGATTGAGGCCCTGGCCCAGTTTGAACAGCCTGATCGGATTCTGCAATCTTTGCCGATGGAATCCAGTCAGGCCGTGCCCGTTTCTCTCATTAACACGGTTAAACATACCCTCAAGCCCTCTGTGATCTGGAATGTGGTGGCCCATCCGACCCTGGCGGCTGATCCCTATATTTTGCGCCACACGCCGAAGAGCCTTCTCTGCATGCCGATCTTGCACCAGGGGCAGTTAATTGGGATTTTATATCTGGAAAATAATCTGACGATCGGAGCCTTTACAGACGATCGGATAGAACTACTTAATCTCATCTGTACCCAGACTGCCATTTCCCTTGAAAATGCCCGCCTTTATCAAAAAACACAGCAGGCATTCACAGACCTGAAACAGGCTCAGCTCCAGATGATTCAGAGTGAAAAGATGTCTGCCCTGGGCAATCTGGTGGCTGGGGTGGCCCACGAAATTAATAACCCGGTTGGGTTTTTGAGTGGCAATATTCAACCCGCTTTAGATTACATCCAGGATATTTTTGGCTTGCTGGATCTGTACCAGCAGAAGTATCCCCAGGCTGATGCGGACATTGACGCAGAAATCGAAACGATTGACCTCGATTACATTCGGGAAGACTTACCCAAACTGGTAGGGTCCATGCGGGAGGGGGTGAAACGCATTCGGGACATCAGCACGAGCCTCCGAACCTTCTCCCGTGCCGATAGTGATCGGCCCATCCCCTACGACCTGCGGGATGGGATCGACAGCACGATTTTGATTCTCAAACATCGCTTGAAGGCCAATGAGCATCGGCCAGAGATTCAAGTCATGACAGACTATGGTCCCCTGCCTGCGGTAGAGTGCTTTGCTGGACAATTGAACCAGGTGTTCATGAATCTGCTGGCCAATGCGATCGATGCGCTGGAAGAGGCCAGTCACGGACGCAGCTTCGAAGATATTCAGGCCCAGCCCAACCAGATCATCGTGCAGACCCATCTCTCGGAGGATGGGCAGCAGGCGGTGATTCGGATTAAGGATAATGGAATTGGCATCCCGGATGAGGTGAAACAGCGGATTTTTGACCATCTGTTTACCACTAAAGGAGTGGAGCGGGGAACGGGTCTGGGTCTGACGATCGCCCGTCAAATCGTGGTCGAAAAGCATGGGGGAATGCTGGAGGTTACCTCTAAGCCAGGAGAGGGAACGGAGTTTTTGATTGCGATTCCAGTCAGGGTCAGCCTTACAAAAGAGGCTCAGCCAGTTGTGATGGCTCAATGAAGCTGATCTGGGAGATCGATCGTAATTGGAGTTAAATCGGCTCCGAACAGGATTTATGATCTTGTTATCGGAACCAGTTATCCCCTCCGGTCCTGCTATGGCTTCATCTCGATTGCCAGTTTCCACCTTCGCTGAAGTAGATGTGGCAATCGCCCTTCTCTGCGATCGCAAAATGGCCTGGGCCAGGCTCAGTATTCCCGATCGCATCACCTATCTGCAGCGCTGCATTGAAGGTGTGCTGGCTGTGGCCGAGGACTGGGTGGAGGCCAGTTGCCAGTTGAAAGCCATTGACCCGGCCTCTCCACTGGCTGGAGAAGAGTGGATTGCTGGACCCTGTTCCACGGTTTCCAACCTGCGGTTGCTGATGCAGACATTGCAGGCCCAGGGCCAGCCCCAGCCTGTCCGTTGGACCACCCGCCCTGATGGACAATCCGTGGCGCAGGTATTTCCCGACAACCTGATGGATCAGGTTTTGTGGTTAGGCTTTCAGGGAGAGGTCTGGAGTGAACCCGGCCAACCGGCCACCCAGGGCCAGATTTATCGGGAATCTTCTCCGGTGGGTCGGGTCGCTTTGGTCCTGGGAGCTGGGAATATTTCCTCGATCGCCCCGATGGATAGCCTCTACAAGCTGTTTGTGGAAAATCAGGTGGTGTTGCTCAAGATGAATCCGGTGAACCAGTATATGGGACCGATTCTGGAGCAGGCGTTTCAAAGTTTGCGGGCCGATGGTTTCTTTGAAGTGGTCTATGGGGCAGCAGATCTGGGCCATTATCTTTGCCACCATCCCCAGATCGAGACCGTTCATATCACGGGGTCTCACCATACCCACGATGCGATCGTCTGGGGCAGCACTCCTGAAGAGAGGCAGGAGCGGCAGGCGAGCCAGCGACCCCTACTCACTAAACCCATCACCTCAGAACTGGGCAACATCACTCCGATTCTGGTGGTGCCTGGTTCCTGGTCTGGGGCAGATCTTGCCTTCCAGGCCCGCCATGTAGCTGCCATGGTAGCCCACAACGCCAGTTTCAACTGTGTTGCCGGAAAAGTGCTGGTGGTCGCAGCAGGCTGGCCCCAGCGGGAGGCTTTTCTGACCCGGTTGCGGCAGGAACTGGCTCGAACTCCAGCCCGCAAGGCGTACTATCCTGGTGCCCAACAGCGTTACCAGGCATTTTTGGATCGCTATCCCCAGGCCGAGGCGATCGGCAACCGGATAGCCGACAGCGTGCCCTGGACCCTGATTCCTGATGTTGTACCTGTTGCTGGAGAATATGCCCTGCAGGAAGAACCCTTCTGCGGGGTGCTGGCCCAGGTGACCCTACCCGCCACCACAGCCGCAGAATTTTTGCACCAGGCTACCGAATTTGCCAATGGGCAAATCTGGGGCTCCCTGGCCTGTGCGCTGCTGATCCATCCCCGCACCCAAAAACAATATGCTGATGAGCTGGAACAGGCGATCGCCAAGCTGCGCTATGGCAGCGTGGCCGTGAATGTCTGGCCAGGCATGATCTACTATTTCAGTGTCCATAGCTGGGGGGCATTCCCAGGCAACAGTCTGGGTGCGATCAGCTCCGGTCGAGGGGTGGTCCATAACGCCTATCTCTTCGATCATCCTCAGAAATCTGTGATGTGGGCTCCGTTTCGGATCTGGCCCACTCCAGCCTGGTTTGCTGACAACCGTAACTTGAAGCAACTGGCCCAGCGATATCTGCAGTATGAAGCCAAACCTACCTGGGACAATGTGTTGCGAGTGGTTCTGGCTGCGGTACGGGGGTAATTTTCAGGGAATTACAACCCAAACTCTCGCAAGGCTGGTCTGAAGTTGCCACCTTCATGGCTCGATTGACTCAACTTGATCAGGGCAAATCGCTGCAGGGGAGTCAGGGCAGCCCATTGTTCTAGGGTAATGGTGACGCTGGCCGCCTGGGCTTTCGCTTGGACTTCCTGTGGAATCTGGCTCCTGTTCTGCCAGGGGGGATGGGGATCGATCGGGAGTTCAGTGGCGGTTTCCCCGGTACGCTCCTGGATTAACTGCTGTAAGGAAGTCTGAAAAACCTGTACCTCTGACTCTGTATTGCAGGGCCGATCGAGCAGGCTTTGGCGATCGGCTGGAGTGAATTGGTTCCACTGCTGCAACTTCAGCTTGATACCGGCTGTATCCAGCTTGTAGCGCACCATCATGGGGATGCAGCGTAAGGAATCAACAAAATCTGCTTCAAATTGAAAAAATTGGGTCATGGATCCATTATGACTGCCGGTTGGTTCGATGAATTAGCCAGTAACTGAAAGCAAGGGAGGCAATGGCGATCGCCAACCCAATTAACTCAATGCCGGTGGTTTTCTGGAAATCCAGAATAATAATTTTTCGGGCGACCGCAATCAGGGAGGTCACAATCACCAGCTCTACCTGAATTACCTGCTCTTTTAAATAGCCGGTAATGTTTTCCAGAATTTCCAGGGCAATCAAAATATTCAGAAACAGCCCAAAGATTTCAATCAGGGTGATGCTGTTGAACCCAAAGGGAGGAGTTGCAATTTCTTGAACCAGAAAATACCCTAAGTCGTAGAGTGCTACCAGAATCACCACAATCATGCCGATCGAAAGCAATCTGGACACTAACTTTTCAAATTGAGACAGTAACTTGATAAAACTGTCGTCACAGGTTAATTTGCCCCAGAAATTGATCAGCTTGTTCAGCCACATGGTTCTAGCCCTCTGGTTCGAGGGATTGAAGATCTACCTCTTTTAGTTAACAACAATCAGGGGTACATCACGCCTCAGGGAGCAATCAGGAAATGACAGGAAGAGGATTGATTGGGCCTGATGGAAAATATCGCTAAGTCACAGCACCTGTGATCTGTCGGGCAGGTTCAACTTCAACATCCAGATCCACAGAGGTAGGGGTTATGGGAATCAGTTGCACTGCGCAGGCTTTCAACTCCGGTTGATGGGAATCGGGACAGGCTTCTGGATGAGTCAGGGCATTGGCTTCAGCCCGATCGGCCCAGAGCGATCCCCAATGCATGGGCACGAAAACCGTACCAGGAGAAATGCCACGGGTAACGACAACGGGGAAACGGGCCATGCCCCGCCGCGATCGCACCTCCAGCAGATCCCCATCCTGAACACCCAGTTCCAAGGCATCCCGGGGATGCACCTCAATGAATGGACTAGGATGCATCTGGCAGATTTTTTCGGTTCGCCCAGTGCGGGTCTGGGTGTGCCAGTGGCCGTATAAACGTCCTGTAGTCAGGACATAGGGATAATTGGGGTCCGGGGGTTCTGCCAATCCGCGCGGATGATAAGCCAAAAATCGAGCCCGGCCATCCGGGGTCGGAAAGTGGAGATCGGTATAAAGGCGTTGGCTCTGCCGGGTTGCCTCTAGTTCATCCGGACAGGGCCACTGTAAGGGGCCTGACTGCTGCAAGCGATCGTGGCTGATGCCACTCATATCGCAAACTCGACCCCGAGTCAGTTGCACGAATTCGGCGTGAATCTCAGCGGCACTCTGGAAGGGGAATTGCTCAGTAAAACCCAGACGACGACCCACTTCACAAAAGATGGCCCAATCCTCCCGGGCTTCCCCCAGGGGCTTCTGGAAAGCGGGACAAAGACTGACCCGGCGTTCGGAATTGGTCATGGTGCCGGACTTCTCACTCCACTGAGCTGCAGGGAGCAGGAGATGGGCATAGGCTGCCGTTTCTGTTGGATAGTAAGCTTCCTGGTACACTGTGAAGGGCGATCGCTGTAAAGCGGCTCTGGTCCGTTCCAGATCCGGCAGACTGACCAGAGGATTGGTGGCTGCAATCCAGAGAAGACTCACCTCATCCGCTTCTAAGCCAGTGATCATATCCCAGACGGTACGGCCTCGCTGGGGGGAAATCTGCCTGGATGGGAGCCCCCAGAATTGCTCGACCTCAGCCCGGTGCTGGGGATTGCTGACAAACCGATACCCCGGTAACAGATGGGACAGTCCTCCAGCCTCCCGTCCCCCCATGGCATTCGGTTGGCCCGTCAGGGAGAAAGGACCAGCACCTGGTTTGCCAATTTGACCCGTCATCAGGTGCAGGTTGATCAGGCAGCGGACCTTGGCTGTGCCCTCGCTGGACTGGTTCATGCCCATGGACCAGAGAGACAGGACCCGTTTGGATTCCCCCCACCAGCGAGCCGCCATTTCCAGGTCCCTGACCGAGATACCGCAACGATCGGCCACTTTACCAGGTTGATAATGACGAATCAACTGGGCAAAGGCTGGAAAATTCACGGTGCAATCGTCAATGAAGCCAAAATCCAGGTAGGGATAGTTGTAGGGAGCATCAATACTCCAGTGCAGTAGGAGATAGGCAATACCATTCAGCAGATCAATATCGGTGCCAGGCCGAATTGCCAGGTGGAGATCGGCAGCCTCAGCCGTAGGGGTACGGCGCGGGTCAACCACGATCAGCTTTACATCTGGATTCTGCTTATGATGTTTACGGAGGCGATTAAACACGATCGGATGGCATTCCGCTGCGTTACTGCCAATCACGAAAGCGCAATCCGTCAGCTCCACATCATCGTAACAACAGGGAGGACCATCAGACCCCAGACTCTGGACATATCCGGAAACTGCTGAAGACATGCACAACCGAGAATTGGCATCAAAATTGTTCGTTCCCAGACAGCCCTTCATTAGTTTTTGGGCTGTGTAATAATCTTCTGTGACAAACTGACCGGAGCCATACATACAAAGAGCATCTGCTCCTTGAGTTGCCTGCACCTGCCGAATTTTCTGGACGAGGCGATCGAAGGCTTCATCCCAACTGATGCGGCGAAACGGTTCCCTCAGAGAGTCTCGCCACATCGGGTAGAGCAGGCGATCGATCTGGATGGATTCAGCAACAGTCGCACCCTTGACACAGACCATACCCTGGCTGGAGGGATGGCTGCGATCGCCTCTGACTTTCCAATTCGGGGTTCCATTGGTCGCTGGGGCCATGGGCAGGACTTCCAGGCCACAGCCCACCCCACAATAAGGGCAGAGGGTCTTGATTGCATCGTTAGTCATGAGTCATTGGTCATTGGGTTCATCCCCTCTGGGGAGGGGTGGCCCGCAGGGCCGGGGTGGGTTTAGATGGGTGAGGCGTTGCATGCAATGCCTTTACGGGTGGTTATGGCTACACAGCCATCAAATGACTAATCCACATCATGGGCAAAACGGCGGAACAGGAAATCCATAGCGTGGTTTCGCAATTCGTAGTAATGGGGATCCTCCATGACCCGACTGCGGTTGCGGGGACGGGCAAAGGGGATTTGCAAAACCTCCCCAATTTTCGCCGCAGGGCCATTCGTCATCATGACCAGACGATCAGACAGCAGCAGAGCCTCATCCACATCATGGGTCACCATCAGTACCGTCACCTGATGCTCAGTCCAGATTTTCAGCAACTCTTCCTGCAATTCTTCCCGCGTGATCGGGTCCAAAGCCCCAAAAGGTTCATCCAAAATCAACACCTTAGGACGCAGAGCCAGAGCACGGGCGATCGACACCCGTTGCTTCATCCCACCCGAAAGCTGCTTCGGTTTTTTGTTCGCTGCATCATTGAGCCCAACGAGAGCCAGATGCTCCCGCACGATCGCCACCTTCTCAGCCCTGGGCTTTTCAGGCCAGACCGAATCCACAGCCAGATAGATATTATCGAAAGCACTCATCCAGGGCAGTAGCGAGTAATTCTGGAAAACGACCATGCGATCGGGGCCTGGCTTAGTGATGCGCTTGTTTTCCAGGCGCACTTCCCCATGGGTAGGACGGTTGAACCCAGAAACCATATTCAGCAGAGTCGATTTACCACAACCAGAGTGGCCAATAATGCTGATAAATTCTCCCTCATAGACGGTTAGATCGATCCCGTCCAGAACGATATACGGACCTTGAGGAGTCGGATATACCTTGGAGACATTTTCAATCACCAGGTAAGGATCCCGATTGATAGCGGTTGGCGGGTACAGGTTGAGGGTGTTCAGGGTTTGCATAGGATCAGTCATAAAGTAAATTCGGTAGAGACGCGATTCATCGTGTCTCCTGCATCGGTTGAAGGGTAATAGGGATATAGGGACAGACCGCCACGATAGACAAGTTACAGAGATGCGATAGACAAGTTACAGAGATGCGATAAATCGCGTCTTTACGGCAGCAGAGATCAGGAGCGAGTGGCAGCAAGAGGTTGAGGATCCAGGTCGATCTCTGTAATGTGGACTTCCCGTTTGATGTCCAGGGACTTGAGATAACCGATCGGATCATCAGGGTCAAAGCTGACCCCATCAAAGAAGCGGATTGGACCCCGATTGGGTTCAATATCCGGAAATCCGAGGTCACGGGCTGCAGCTCCAAACACATCTAGGCGACGCACCCGCTCCAGCACTTCTACCCAGTTGCGGGGGAAGGGGGTAATGTCCCAACGAGCAAGCTGGGTCATCGTCCAAAGGGCCTCTACCCGATCGGGGAAGTTGGTTTTATCGACAAAGAACTGGTTGAACCGCAACAAATATTCGGGAGGGGCATCCGTGCCCCGATCGTAGGGATCGATCAGCCCGGGCCGAATCTGCGCCAGACTGGAGCCGACATATTCGGGGCGGGAGAGCAGTTCGGCCACTTCTTCCCGATTGCGCCGATCATCGCAATATTCGCAGGCTTCCAGCATGGCTTTGACCAGGGCCAGATGGGTTTCCGGATACTCGTTGGCCCAGTCTTCCCTCACGCCTAGAACTTTTTCTGGATGTCCAGCCCAGAGATCTAAATCGGTTGCAATGACAAATCCGGCCTGGTCCTGGATCGCGTGGGTGTTCCAGGGTTCACCAGCGCAGAACCCATCGATACTACCTGCTTTCAGGGTGGCCACCATCTGGGGCGGGGGAATGATGGTCAGGCTGACATCTTCGTCAGGGTCAATGCCACCGGATGCCAGCCAGTAGCGTAGTAGGAGGTTCTGCATGGCAGCCGGGTGAACCGCTGCCAGGGTATGGATTTTGTCGGGGGTACGGATCAGCAGGGATTTGAAGTCGGCCAGAGTCCGGACCCCAGATTCAAATAGATGGCGGGCAAAGGTGATCGCATTCCCGTTACGACTGAGGACCAGGGCAGAGGTAATGGGAACGGGGGCATTGCCTTTCATGCCCAGAGTGAGGGCGATCGGCATGCCAGCGACCATCTGGGCTGCATCCAGGCGTCCACTCACAACGCCTTCTGCAATTGCTTTCCAACTCGGTTCCCGAGAAAGATGCACATCCTCTAACCCATGCTGCTGAAAGAATCCCTTTTCCTTGGCGATGACCAGGGGAGCGCAGTCTGACAGG is a genomic window containing:
- a CDS encoding ATP-binding sensor histidine kinase, giving the protein MNAVNHLSGYRIVEQLYAGSRTLVYRGVCDQDQTPVVIKLLRNPFPSFNDLILFRNQYTIARNLDLPGVVKPLALEPHKNSYALIMEDFGGISLKTMLSQLGNLGGQSQNLLTFLNISLQIATILDGLYHQRVIHKDIKPANLLIHPVTHQVKLIDFSISSLLSRETQEVQTANALEGTLAYLSPEQTGRMNRGIDYRSDFYSLGVTFYELLTGQLPFTSHDPMELVHCHLARQPMPVEHLNPALPTALAEIIRRLMAKNAEDRYQSASGLHHDLEQCLIQLQTTGQIAPFELGQQDLCDRFLIPEKLYGRQTEVAGLLQAFDRVSLGATEMVLVAGFSGIGKTAVVNEVHKPIVKQRGYFIKGKYDQFQRDIPFSACLQAFRDLIGQLLAESDAQLQCWKTKILDAVGDNGQVLVEVIPELERIIGPQAATPELTGIASENRFNLLLQKFVQVFTTADHPLVLFLDDLQWADSASLKLLQLLMQDAGYLLVIGAYRDNEVSPAHPLMLTLDGIQKSGATVQTIVLQALAPEDMNYLVADTLNCDRALAQPLTELVRQKTQGNPFFATQFLKALHEDGLITFNWEVRHWQCDIAEVRTLALTDDVVEFMARQLQKLPAATQDALKLAACIGAQFDLQTLGIVSETSPEQTASALWRALQEGLILPLTDVYKFFTQMDTPSATPSTVNVTYRFLHDRVQQAAYSLIPEEQKQATHLKIGQLLLENTSVTEREETLFAIVNQLNMGRRLLPATSEPDQLVQLNLAAARKAKAATAYRAAIQYLDICLERLPKGSWQLQPELTRSIYEEAAEAAYLSTDYERMEQLAAIVLAHTNDLLDKVRIYEIKMLAAKGQGQLRTSIQIGLQLLELLGVTFPAEPTLADVGQALDTTLQAWKDRPIASLLDGPVMTDPIKLAAMRILTQLIAPAYQSMPMLMPLFIFEQINLSIAYGNCAISAFSYADYGLVLCGIVGDLEAGYQFGQLALNILDRFQSKATRCRTFFIVYSYISHWKEPLRNHLSELQDAYQVGLETGDLESSALNAQMYCAYAYFAGHELSTLATEMAAYRQGLLQLKQEGPLNFQAIYHQTVLNLLGQAADDPCRLEGEVFAETQAVPVLQAANIRAALYYLYYNKMVLCYLLGDSPQAAANAPLVESYADSMVGMFAIPLFCFYRSLVDLALLPAMAEPERTQALERVAHHQEKLQQWADHVPANHLHRFHLVEAERQRVLGNKAATIDHYDRAIQLAQTYGYIQDEALAYELAAQFYLAWDKEQLAQSYMTQAYYAYSRWGAKVKVENLEQRYPQLLAPMLQKQQQAFNVTETILATSSHTSKASTSGSSGALEVLDLNTILKVFQMISSEIELEKLLSTLLQVVLENAGADQCALLMPRDGSWVIEALAQFEQPDRILQSLPMESSQAVPVSLINTVKHTLKPSVIWNVVAHPTLAADPYILRHTPKSLLCMPILHQGQLIGILYLENNLTIGAFTDDRIELLNLICTQTAISLENARLYQKTQQAFTDLKQAQLQMIQSEKMSALGNLVAGVAHEINNPVGFLSGNIQPALDYIQDIFGLLDLYQQKYPQADADIDAEIETIDLDYIREDLPKLVGSMREGVKRIRDISTSLRTFSRADSDRPIPYDLRDGIDSTILILKHRLKANEHRPEIQVMTDYGPLPAVECFAGQLNQVFMNLLANAIDALEEASHGRSFEDIQAQPNQIIVQTHLSEDGQQAVIRIKDNGIGIPDEVKQRIFDHLFTTKGVERGTGLGLTIARQIVVEKHGGMLEVTSKPGEGTEFLIAIPVRVSLTKEAQPVVMAQ
- a CDS encoding nitrate reductase associated protein; its protein translation is MTQFFQFEADFVDSLRCIPMMVRYKLDTAGIKLKLQQWNQFTPADRQSLLDRPCNTESEVQVFQTSLQQLIQERTGETATELPIDPHPPWQNRSQIPQEVQAKAQAASVTITLEQWAALTPLQRFALIKLSQSSHEGGNFRPALREFGL
- a CDS encoding phosphate-starvation-inducible PsiE family protein, translating into MWLNKLINFWGKLTCDDSFIKLLSQFEKLVSRLLSIGMIVVILVALYDLGYFLVQEIATPPFGFNSITLIEIFGLFLNILIALEILENITGYLKEQVIQVELVIVTSLIAVARKIIILDFQKTTGIELIGLAIAIASLAFSYWLIHRTNRQS
- a CDS encoding aldehyde dehydrogenase family protein, producing MASSRLPVSTFAEVDVAIALLCDRKMAWARLSIPDRITYLQRCIEGVLAVAEDWVEASCQLKAIDPASPLAGEEWIAGPCSTVSNLRLLMQTLQAQGQPQPVRWTTRPDGQSVAQVFPDNLMDQVLWLGFQGEVWSEPGQPATQGQIYRESSPVGRVALVLGAGNISSIAPMDSLYKLFVENQVVLLKMNPVNQYMGPILEQAFQSLRADGFFEVVYGAADLGHYLCHHPQIETVHITGSHHTHDAIVWGSTPEERQERQASQRPLLTKPITSELGNITPILVVPGSWSGADLAFQARHVAAMVAHNASFNCVAGKVLVVAAGWPQREAFLTRLRQELARTPARKAYYPGAQQRYQAFLDRYPQAEAIGNRIADSVPWTLIPDVVPVAGEYALQEEPFCGVLAQVTLPATTAAEFLHQATEFANGQIWGSLACALLIHPRTQKQYADELEQAIAKLRYGSVAVNVWPGMIYYFSVHSWGAFPGNSLGAISSGRGVVHNAYLFDHPQKSVMWAPFRIWPTPAWFADNRNLKQLAQRYLQYEAKPTWDNVLRVVLAAVRG